Proteins from a single region of Lujinxingia litoralis:
- the hemG gene encoding protoporphyrinogen oxidase, translated as MSKHIAILGAGISGLSIAYALEKAGLRVTLFEAREHVGGPLRSSEREGFVVEHGPHTLLQRSAGVAALLSELGLDDQIVDAFESASRRYVVRYGRALALPSSPAEFLKSELLSPAAKLRLLGEPFVSRFDRPHIDETLAGFVRRRLGPEALDYLLDPFVGGTYAGDPHQMSARHTFPVLKELEDEAGSLLLGGVRRQLRTTRSETPRAPKRLLSFSGGLQTLTDALAAALEGPIHLGHPVTGLRRTAAGWQVLSDTSSGPADAAFDALVSTLPPYALADLRWEHASPPPAPLQRVVDVPFAPITLVATGFKRPDVAHPLDGFGVLNPRVEELHTLGTLFTSSMFPQRAPRGSVNLTTFVGGARQPALARLDDQAVVELVKLDLRRILGVRAEPHFVHISRWEKAIPQFEVGHQLVLNAYDTLEDALPGLFFAGNTRDTVALPALLDAREHHARRVTDFLNLT; from the coding sequence ATGAGCAAACACATCGCCATTCTGGGGGCGGGCATCTCCGGACTCTCCATCGCCTACGCGCTGGAGAAAGCCGGACTGCGCGTCACCCTCTTTGAGGCCCGCGAGCACGTGGGCGGCCCGCTGCGCTCCAGCGAGCGCGAGGGCTTTGTGGTGGAGCATGGCCCCCACACCCTGCTGCAGCGCAGCGCCGGGGTGGCCGCGCTCCTAAGCGAGCTGGGACTCGACGACCAGATCGTCGACGCCTTCGAGAGCGCCTCCCGGCGCTACGTGGTGCGCTACGGTCGCGCGCTCGCGCTACCCTCCTCGCCGGCCGAGTTCTTAAAAAGCGAGCTCCTCTCGCCAGCGGCCAAGCTCCGCCTGCTGGGCGAGCCCTTTGTCTCCCGCTTCGACCGCCCCCATATCGACGAGACCCTGGCCGGCTTTGTCCGCCGCCGCCTGGGCCCGGAGGCCCTCGATTACCTCCTCGATCCCTTCGTCGGGGGCACCTACGCCGGCGACCCGCACCAGATGTCGGCGCGCCACACCTTCCCGGTGCTTAAAGAACTCGAAGACGAAGCCGGCTCCCTGCTCCTCGGAGGGGTGCGCCGCCAGCTGCGCACCACACGCTCCGAGACACCCCGGGCGCCCAAACGCCTGCTCTCGTTTTCAGGCGGCCTGCAAACCCTGACCGACGCGCTGGCCGCGGCCCTTGAGGGCCCGATCCACCTGGGGCACCCGGTGACCGGCCTGCGCCGCACCGCCGCCGGCTGGCAGGTCCTCTCCGACACCAGCTCCGGTCCGGCCGACGCCGCCTTCGACGCCCTCGTCTCCACCCTGCCCCCCTACGCGCTGGCCGATCTACGCTGGGAGCACGCCTCGCCGCCGCCGGCCCCCCTGCAGCGCGTGGTCGATGTCCCCTTTGCGCCCATCACGCTGGTGGCCACCGGCTTTAAGCGCCCGGACGTCGCCCATCCCCTGGACGGCTTCGGCGTCTTGAACCCCCGCGTGGAGGAGCTCCACACCCTGGGCACCCTCTTCACCTCCTCGATGTTTCCGCAACGCGCCCCCCGGGGCTCGGTCAACCTGACCACCTTCGTGGGCGGCGCGCGCCAGCCGGCGCTGGCCCGGCTCGACGACCAGGCGGTGGTGGAGCTTGTGAAGCTCGACCTGCGCCGTATCCTGGGCGTGCGCGCCGAGCCGCACTTTGTGCACATCTCCCGCTGGGAGAAGGCCATCCCGCAGTTCGAGGTCGGCCACCAGCTGGTGCTCAACGCCTACGACACCCTCGAAGACGCCCTGCCCGGCCTCTTCTTTGCCGGCAACACCCGCGACACCGTCGCCCTGCCCGCCCTCCTGGACGCCCGCGAGCACCACGCCCGCCGCGTCACCGACTTTCTCAACCTCACTTAA
- the hemB gene encoding porphobilinogen synthase: MPRRPRRLRANGHIRDLVRETHLRRDDLIMPVFISHGTNIHREIPSMPGIFQHSLDTLDRELDAICQAGLSRVILFGIPQAKDAVGSDAFDDQGGIIQRAVRHIKTHYPQLYVITDVCFCEYTDHGHCGVLSEEGRLLNDPTLANLQRQTLSHARAGADMLAPSGMIDGMIGAMRQALDAGGHHDLPLMSYAVKYASAFYGPFRDAVDSAPQSGDRRAYQMDPANAREALIEAALDVEEGADILMVKPALAYLDIVASIRANFDLPVAAYNVSGEYSMVKAAAARGWVDERALATEKLLSMKRAGADIIITYFARDLAGELP; encoded by the coding sequence ATGCCCCGTCGCCCGCGCCGCCTTCGCGCCAACGGACACATCCGCGACCTGGTCCGCGAGACGCACCTGCGCCGCGACGACCTGATCATGCCGGTCTTTATCTCGCACGGCACCAACATCCACCGCGAGATCCCCTCAATGCCCGGCATCTTTCAACACTCCCTCGACACCCTGGACCGCGAGCTCGATGCCATCTGCCAGGCCGGGCTCTCCCGGGTGATCCTCTTTGGCATCCCCCAGGCCAAGGACGCCGTGGGCTCCGATGCCTTCGATGACCAGGGCGGCATCATCCAGCGCGCGGTGCGCCACATCAAAACGCACTACCCCCAGCTCTACGTGATCACCGACGTGTGCTTCTGCGAGTACACCGACCACGGCCACTGCGGGGTGCTCTCCGAGGAGGGCCGCCTGCTCAACGACCCGACCCTGGCCAACCTCCAGCGCCAGACCCTCTCCCACGCCCGCGCCGGTGCCGATATGCTGGCCCCCTCGGGCATGATCGACGGGATGATCGGCGCCATGCGCCAGGCCCTCGACGCCGGCGGGCACCACGACCTGCCCCTGATGAGCTACGCCGTGAAGTACGCCTCGGCCTTCTACGGTCCCTTCCGCGACGCGGTCGACTCCGCGCCCCAGTCCGGCGACCGCCGCGCCTATCAGATGGACCCGGCCAACGCCCGCGAAGCCCTGATCGAGGCGGCCCTCGACGTCGAAGAAGGCGCCGACATCCTGATGGTCAAACCGGCCCTTGCTTACCTGGACATCGTGGCCAGTATCCGCGCCAATTTCGACCTGCCGGTGGCCGCCTACAACGTCAGTGGCGAGTACTCCATGGTCAAAGCCGCCGCCGCCCGCGGCTGGGTCGATGAGCGCGCCCTGGCCACCGAGAAGCTCCTGTCCATGAAGCGCGCCGGCGCCGACATCATCATCACCTACTTCGCCCGCGACCTGGCCGGCGAGCTCCCCTGA
- the hemH gene encoding ferrochelatase, producing MSKGVLLVNLGSPDSTETADVRRYLREFLSDPRVLDINPIQRSALVNLIIAPTRAPKSAEAYKEVWTAEGSPLITITYRVRELLRERLEIPVEVGMRYGNPSTESGIRALLARGVKEIFLIPLYPHYAMSSYETAVAKVQDTLDRIAPDIRLVVQPPFYNDPQYIDAVLERANDALATDPDHVLFSFHGIPERQVKATDPSGCYCLRMEKCCETRHPAHSFCYRHQCFTTARMLAEKAGLPREKWSVSFQSRLGRDPWLKPYTDFVLEELPTQGVKRMVIFSPAFVADCLETIEELGMEGKEEFLKAGGKEYHLVPCLNDATPWIDLLERFVTDYLDGQLSV from the coding sequence ATGAGTAAAGGCGTTCTGCTAGTCAATCTGGGCTCCCCGGACTCCACCGAAACCGCCGACGTGCGGCGCTACCTGCGCGAGTTCCTAAGCGATCCCCGGGTGCTCGACATCAACCCGATCCAGCGCAGCGCGCTGGTCAACCTGATCATCGCCCCGACCCGCGCGCCCAAGTCCGCCGAAGCCTACAAAGAGGTGTGGACCGCCGAGGGCTCCCCGCTGATCACCATCACCTACCGGGTGCGGGAGCTGCTGCGCGAGCGCCTGGAGATCCCGGTGGAAGTGGGCATGCGCTACGGCAACCCCTCCACCGAATCGGGCATCCGCGCGCTGCTGGCCCGCGGGGTCAAAGAGATCTTTTTGATCCCGCTCTACCCGCACTACGCCATGTCCAGCTACGAGACGGCGGTGGCCAAGGTCCAGGACACCCTGGACCGCATCGCCCCGGACATTCGCCTGGTGGTGCAGCCCCCCTTCTACAACGACCCGCAGTACATCGACGCGGTGCTCGAGCGCGCCAACGACGCACTGGCCACCGACCCCGACCACGTGCTCTTTAGCTTCCACGGCATCCCCGAGCGCCAGGTCAAGGCCACCGACCCCTCCGGCTGCTACTGCCTGCGCATGGAAAAGTGCTGTGAGACCCGCCACCCGGCCCACAGCTTCTGCTACCGGCACCAGTGCTTCACCACCGCCCGGATGCTCGCCGAAAAGGCCGGACTCCCCCGCGAGAAGTGGTCGGTTTCCTTCCAATCGCGCCTGGGCCGGGACCCCTGGCTCAAGCCCTACACCGACTTCGTGCTCGAAGAGCTCCCCACCCAGGGCGTGAAGCGCATGGTGATCTTCTCGCCAGCCTTTGTCGCCGACTGCCTGGAGACGATCGAAGAGCTGGGCATGGAGGGCAAAGAAGAGTTCTTGAAGGCCGGCGGCAAAGAATACCACCTGGTCCCCTGCCTCAATGACGCCACGCCCTGGATCGACCTTCTGGAGCGCTTCGTCACCGACTACCTCGACGGGCAGCTCAGCGTGTAA
- the hemL gene encoding glutamate-1-semialdehyde 2,1-aminomutase, which translates to MLEKSQQLLQRASQSMPGGVNSPVRAFTSVGGTPPFIERAEGVYLYDADGNRYIDYVLTWGPAIIGHAHPEVVEACQAAMARGSSFGAPTELEIELAETMIARVPGLDVVRMVNSGTEACMSAIRLARGATGRDKFIKFAGCYHGHSDSFLIAAGSGALTLGTPNSPGVTEGTARDTLVAQFNDLASVETLLDGFPDQVAAIILEPICGNTGCIPPDPGFLQGLRALCDKHGTVLIIDEVMTGFRVGYGGAAARFGVTADLYTFGKVVGGGFPLAAYGGREDLMRHIAPDGPVYQAGTLSGNPIAVTAGLKTLQLLTPEVYEQLEATSERLGTGMQAIIDKHGYPMTQTRAGAMFGVFFTDKPVHTHQDVLGCDLERFNAFFHGMLKRGVYLAPSQFEAGFLSTHHTDAIIDETLEHAEAVLATIFAE; encoded by the coding sequence ATGCTCGAAAAAAGCCAACAGCTTCTACAGCGTGCCTCCCAGTCCATGCCCGGCGGGGTCAACTCCCCGGTGCGGGCGTTCACGTCGGTCGGCGGCACCCCGCCCTTTATCGAGCGCGCCGAGGGGGTCTACCTCTACGACGCCGATGGCAACCGCTACATCGACTACGTGCTCACCTGGGGCCCGGCCATCATCGGCCACGCCCACCCCGAGGTGGTCGAGGCCTGCCAGGCGGCGATGGCCCGGGGCTCCTCCTTTGGCGCCCCCACCGAGCTGGAGATCGAGCTGGCCGAGACGATGATCGCGCGGGTGCCCGGGCTCGACGTCGTCCGCATGGTCAACAGCGGGACCGAGGCCTGCATGTCGGCCATTCGCCTGGCCCGCGGGGCCACCGGCCGCGATAAATTCATCAAGTTCGCCGGCTGCTACCACGGCCACTCCGACTCCTTTTTGATCGCCGCCGGCAGCGGCGCGCTCACCCTGGGCACCCCCAACTCCCCGGGCGTGACCGAGGGCACGGCCCGCGACACCCTGGTGGCCCAGTTCAACGACCTGGCCTCGGTGGAGACCCTCCTCGACGGGTTCCCCGACCAGGTGGCCGCCATCATCCTGGAGCCCATCTGCGGCAACACCGGCTGCATCCCCCCCGACCCGGGCTTTCTCCAAGGGCTGCGCGCCCTCTGCGATAAGCACGGCACCGTCCTCATCATCGACGAGGTGATGACCGGCTTCCGCGTGGGCTACGGCGGCGCCGCGGCCCGCTTCGGCGTCACCGCCGACCTCTACACCTTCGGCAAGGTCGTCGGCGGCGGCTTCCCCCTGGCCGCCTACGGCGGACGCGAAGACCTGATGCGCCACATCGCCCCGGACGGCCCCGTCTACCAGGCCGGAACCCTCTCCGGAAACCCCATCGCCGTGACCGCCGGCCTCAAGACCCTGCAGCTCCTGACCCCCGAGGTCTACGAGCAGCTCGAAGCCACCAGCGAGCGTCTGGGCACCGGCATGCAGGCCATCATCGACAAGCACGGCTACCCGATGACCCAGACCCGCGCCGGCGCGATGTTCGGGGTCTTCTTCACCGACAAGCCCGTCCACACCCATCAGGACGTGCTCGGCTGCGACCTGGAGCGCTTCAACGCCTTCTTCCACGGCATGCTTAAGCGCGGCGTCTACCTGGCCCCCAGCCAATTTGAAGCCGGCTTCCTCTCCACCCACCACACCGACGCGATCATCGACGAGACCCTGGAGCACGCCGAGGCGGTGCTCGCCACGATCTTCGCCGAGTAA
- a CDS encoding GNAT family N-acetyltransferase yields the protein MSPTPPEFSHERHGPRGVIFLERRGQRLARVEYIHRAGEARLRITHTEVDQSLRGQGMARKLLEALGALAREQGLTLVPVCPAARAILRKTPELHDVLDASFLPDAEP from the coding sequence ATGAGCCCCACGCCCCCCGAGTTCTCGCATGAACGCCACGGCCCGCGCGGGGTGATCTTTCTGGAGCGTCGGGGCCAACGCCTGGCCCGGGTGGAGTACATCCACCGGGCCGGCGAGGCCCGGCTGCGGATCACCCACACCGAGGTCGACCAGTCCTTGCGGGGCCAGGGCATGGCGCGCAAGCTCCTCGAAGCGCTCGGCGCCCTGGCCCGCGAGCAGGGGCTCACGCTGGTGCCGGTCTGCCCGGCGGCCCGGGCCATTTTGCGCAAGACCCCGGAGCTGCACGACGTGCTGGATGCGTCCTTCCTCCCGGACGCCGAGCCCTAA
- a CDS encoding protein-L-isoaspartate(D-aspartate) O-methyltransferase, translated as MSDPREERYERARKQMVIDQLFARGIEHEAVLEAMRQVPRERFVSRRYRDRAYADTALPIGHGQTISQPYVVAWMTVLLRPHHEDRVLEVGTGSGYQAAVLARLVAEVFTIERIDAVAEEARDTLAELGVDNVAVRSGDGSTGWAGVAPFDAVLVTAGGPAVPSPLLEQLRVGGRLVMPVGPEGQPQTLVRITRTSERRYRREEFGEVRFVPLIGEEGFETDSGRREPWF; from the coding sequence ATGTCAGACCCCCGAGAGGAGCGCTATGAGCGAGCGCGTAAGCAGATGGTCATCGACCAGCTCTTTGCGCGGGGCATTGAGCACGAGGCGGTGCTCGAGGCCATGAGGCAGGTGCCCCGGGAGCGTTTTGTGTCCCGGCGATACCGGGACCGGGCCTACGCCGATACGGCGCTGCCGATCGGCCATGGGCAGACCATCTCTCAGCCCTACGTGGTGGCCTGGATGACGGTGCTCTTGCGGCCCCATCACGAGGACCGGGTGCTGGAGGTGGGCACCGGCTCGGGCTACCAGGCCGCGGTGCTCGCCAGGCTGGTGGCCGAGGTCTTTACCATTGAGCGAATCGACGCGGTGGCCGAAGAGGCCCGCGACACCCTGGCGGAGCTGGGCGTGGATAACGTCGCGGTGCGCAGTGGCGATGGCTCCACCGGGTGGGCCGGGGTGGCGCCCTTTGACGCGGTGCTGGTCACCGCCGGGGGCCCGGCGGTGCCCTCGCCACTGCTGGAGCAGCTGCGGGTGGGCGGGCGCCTGGTCATGCCGGTGGGGCCCGAGGGGCAGCCCCAGACCCTGGTGCGCATCACCCGGACCTCGGAGCGTCGCTACCGCCGCGAGGAGTTCGGGGAGGTGCGCTTTGTGCCCCTGATTGGCGAGGAAGGCTTTGAGACCGATTCGGGCCGCCGGGAGCCCTGGTTTTAG
- a CDS encoding integrase core domain-containing protein yields MTNFKTFAQAREAIETWVEFYNTERPHQALGYKSPAEYGAQFGDLVV; encoded by the coding sequence ATGACCAACTTCAAGACCTTTGCACAGGCGCGAGAGGCGATTGAGACCTGGGTCGAGTTCTACAACACCGAGCGGCCCCACCAGGCGCTCGGGTACAAATCACCTGCTGAGTATGGTGCTCAGTTTGGCGATTTGGTGGTTTGA
- a CDS encoding RHS repeat domain-containing protein codes for MFTYDDLGRVDTEDITIAGVVFPSIQRDYALLPDSSEVSVSFPSRDELRIYDGRGRLETLMSDALPDAIEFDWAGDLYTGRVQGMGPFREVRKINDFGEIMAQLFSGASDQSWKDPNFTQAYCQGFSSCSSTLMDVSYKRDGSGRVDEKNVAYEFPRSTVRTTPSFNSQRYTYDARGHLGSFVEERNSVGQFQRPVSTFAVDYKRGVHGSVVGWETSINDQEFNHGATRFPDGSAESFHPDPGVGAPEYVKYDDRGMIARLGRFGFVYDQWHQLTSVQVEDEEFSESYLYDFAGRLVATINRDDSQGASVDFLILDGEKLVEQWRGAASQYEGGDQLELRSEYFWGPLQQQMVAARTVESGFNLVFPLTDALQSIIGIWNEDQVRITEYAEYDAEGRISVRSPDDTEDCSQRNLVDAPCHMNSLPHFGFTGAFRSTTTGLYRFGARWYSPRFGQFMGPDPLWYVDSFDVYGYAAFDPVNRWDPSGMASKGMGDSGGRGLWSRLVDFFGGGSDSEAEGEYEESLPGTDLPGANFGNPLPLRQGPGPSYRPPLPSSHNSKAKSRVSRPEISRNGNDIDIHLTLYFTSNVGRVSDEVMERVQSEIQNQWSGQFGRYRVNTTVTALRGQRTPWAALMGFGHRVIITGLTHRIRRGVTAAVRKGVLRMGEQIPAETMAHEIGHLFGLGDRYEKGGDTYPGWEGNIMGLPNEDYSRSVWEVNILNILEFHGLTEPGDYQ; via the coding sequence ATGTTCACCTACGATGATCTCGGTCGTGTGGACACGGAGGATATCACGATCGCGGGTGTCGTGTTTCCTTCCATTCAACGAGACTACGCCTTGCTTCCGGATAGTTCGGAGGTATCTGTGTCGTTCCCCTCTCGGGACGAACTGCGGATATATGATGGAAGAGGTCGACTGGAAACGCTGATGTCCGACGCGTTGCCAGATGCGATCGAGTTTGACTGGGCAGGAGACCTCTATACTGGGCGTGTCCAGGGGATGGGGCCTTTCAGAGAAGTGAGAAAAATTAATGATTTCGGTGAGATCATGGCGCAACTGTTTTCTGGAGCGTCAGATCAATCTTGGAAAGACCCGAACTTTACTCAAGCCTATTGCCAGGGGTTCTCGTCATGTTCATCAACTCTTATGGACGTGTCCTACAAGCGTGATGGCTCCGGGCGTGTTGATGAAAAGAATGTGGCGTATGAATTTCCAAGGTCCACGGTGCGGACGACACCGTCGTTTAATTCGCAGCGCTATACATATGATGCGAGGGGACATCTTGGGAGTTTTGTTGAAGAGCGAAATTCTGTCGGGCAGTTTCAGCGCCCAGTGTCAACGTTTGCTGTGGACTATAAGCGAGGGGTTCATGGTTCGGTCGTTGGATGGGAAACCTCTATCAATGATCAAGAGTTTAACCACGGTGCTACACGTTTTCCGGATGGAAGCGCCGAGTCTTTTCATCCGGACCCCGGTGTGGGCGCTCCGGAATACGTAAAGTACGATGATCGCGGTATGATAGCGCGGCTTGGTCGATTCGGTTTTGTTTACGACCAGTGGCATCAGCTGACTTCGGTGCAGGTAGAAGACGAAGAGTTTTCCGAAAGCTATCTCTACGACTTTGCCGGCCGGCTAGTCGCAACGATTAACCGGGACGATTCCCAGGGGGCTTCGGTTGACTTCCTGATCCTTGATGGCGAGAAGCTCGTCGAGCAGTGGCGAGGTGCAGCCAGTCAGTATGAAGGTGGTGATCAGCTTGAGCTGCGAAGCGAGTACTTCTGGGGCCCTTTGCAGCAGCAGATGGTTGCGGCACGGACCGTAGAGAGCGGCTTTAATCTGGTGTTCCCACTTACCGACGCGCTGCAGTCCATCATTGGGATTTGGAACGAAGACCAGGTCCGTATCACGGAGTACGCGGAGTATGATGCCGAAGGACGCATCAGTGTGCGTTCGCCCGATGACACGGAGGATTGTTCGCAGCGTAATCTGGTTGACGCTCCCTGCCACATGAACAGCCTGCCACACTTCGGGTTCACCGGCGCCTTCCGCTCCACCACCACGGGCCTCTATCGTTTTGGCGCCCGCTGGTACTCGCCGCGTTTCGGTCAGTTTATGGGGCCCGATCCGCTGTGGTACGTGGATTCGTTTGATGTGTACGGTTATGCGGCGTTTGATCCGGTGAATCGGTGGGATCCGAGTGGGATGGCGTCGAAGGGGATGGGGGATAGTGGTGGGAGGGGGTTATGGTCTAGGTTAGTAGATTTTTTTGGAGGTGGATCGGACTCGGAAGCTGAGGGTGAGTATGAGGAATCGCTTCCAGGAACAGATCTTCCCGGAGCGAATTTTGGTAATCCGCTTCCTCTTCGTCAAGGACCGGGTCCTAGTTATCGTCCTCCGCTCCCGTCGTCCCACAATTCAAAAGCTAAATCTCGTGTGTCTCGGCCAGAGATTAGCCGTAATGGAAATGATATTGATATTCATCTTACATTGTATTTCACATCTAATGTAGGTCGAGTTTCAGACGAAGTCATGGAACGTGTCCAGAGTGAGATTCAGAATCAATGGTCAGGTCAGTTCGGGAGGTATAGAGTCAACACGACAGTTACTGCCTTAAGAGGACAGAGAACACCGTGGGCGGCGCTCATGGGTTTCGGGCATCGAGTGATTATTACAGGGCTGACTCACAGAATTCGACGAGGAGTCACCGCGGCAGTTAGAAAGGGGGTCCTTAGGATGGGAGAACAGATACCAGCAGAAACAATGGCTCATGAAATCGGACACTTGTTTGGGCTCGGTGATAGATATGAGAAAGGTGGAGATACTTATCCAGGATGGGAAGGGAATATTATGGGGCTTCCGAATGAAGATTATAGTCGGTCGGTTTGGGAGGTGAATATTCTTAATATACTTGAGTTTCATGGGTTGACCGAGCCTGGAGACTACCAATGA
- a CDS encoding M13 family metallopeptidase: MRLSRKLCVAGAGLSLLAACASPKGSASDEAPELGVEVVSEAGAEVTGKPRFGSFGFDAEGMGAGVAPGDDFYAYASGAWQESTEIPADRSRYGVFDMLSLEAEEKVNQIIVAAARAGGEPGSNTRLIGELYASWMDAESIEARGLKPLAPYLSRIQALGSHAEVASLMAELPYQHLVRMRIMPDPANPSVYAVSVGQSGLGLPNRDYYLDTSERFEQYRQAYVAYIATVFELAGFDDGESRAQAILELETAIARAHWTRERSRQVEETYNVLTLEAFNALAPQLLLARGLEIRGLGGVDKVIVSQPSALEGIGQAFEGASLDRLKDYLIFHFISDRASWLPQAFDQASFEFYSQTLRGTQEQRPRDRRGTELVGWALGHAVGQEYVAQHFSPASKAQMDALVAHLIEGFRGRLQTLEWMDDATRAQALEKLSSFEPRIGYPEKWDSYEGLQLQADDYFGNRMRLSEHRWARELERFEEGVDRERWSWPPQIVNASYNPLMNQITFPAGILQAPFFDPHADPAMNYGAIGAVIGHEIGHGFDDQGRRFDAQGHIRDWWTPQTNAAFEEASGRLAEQYSSFCPIDDLCVNGRLSMGENIGDLGGMQMAYAAWRTFVKETYPEGEAPVIDGFTGDQRFFLAWAQVWRSLYRDDALRAQLVNGPHSPGMYRVNGVVRNLDAWYEAFDVTEDHALYLPPEERVRIW, encoded by the coding sequence ATGCGATTGAGCAGGAAACTATGTGTGGCGGGCGCGGGGCTCTCATTGCTGGCGGCCTGTGCGTCGCCGAAGGGGAGCGCGAGTGACGAAGCGCCCGAACTCGGGGTGGAGGTCGTCTCGGAGGCCGGGGCCGAGGTCACTGGCAAGCCGCGTTTTGGGAGCTTTGGCTTCGATGCCGAGGGGATGGGCGCCGGGGTGGCGCCGGGCGATGACTTTTACGCGTACGCCAGCGGCGCCTGGCAAGAGAGCACCGAGATTCCGGCGGACCGCTCCCGCTACGGCGTCTTCGACATGCTCAGCCTGGAGGCCGAAGAAAAGGTCAACCAGATCATTGTCGCCGCGGCCCGCGCCGGCGGCGAGCCGGGGAGCAACACCCGGCTGATCGGTGAGCTCTACGCCAGCTGGATGGACGCCGAGAGCATCGAGGCGCGGGGGCTTAAGCCGCTTGCCCCTTACCTCTCGCGCATTCAGGCGCTGGGCTCGCATGCCGAGGTTGCCTCGTTGATGGCCGAGCTGCCCTATCAGCACCTGGTCCGCATGCGCATCATGCCCGACCCGGCCAACCCGAGCGTGTACGCGGTGAGCGTGGGGCAGAGCGGGCTGGGGCTGCCCAACCGCGACTATTATCTGGACACCTCGGAGCGCTTCGAGCAGTACCGCCAGGCCTACGTGGCGTACATTGCCACGGTCTTTGAGCTGGCGGGCTTCGACGATGGCGAGTCGCGGGCCCAGGCGATCCTGGAGCTGGAGACGGCGATCGCCCGAGCCCACTGGACCCGGGAGCGCTCGCGCCAGGTTGAGGAGACCTACAACGTGCTCACGCTGGAGGCGTTCAACGCGCTGGCGCCGCAGCTTTTGCTGGCCCGGGGCCTGGAGATCCGGGGCCTGGGTGGGGTTGATAAGGTCATCGTCTCGCAGCCCAGCGCGCTGGAGGGCATCGGCCAGGCCTTTGAGGGGGCGTCGCTCGATCGCCTCAAAGATTACCTGATCTTTCACTTCATCTCGGATCGGGCGTCGTGGCTGCCGCAGGCCTTTGATCAGGCCAGCTTTGAGTTCTACTCCCAGACGCTGCGGGGCACCCAGGAGCAGCGCCCCCGGGATCGCCGGGGCACCGAGCTGGTGGGCTGGGCCCTGGGCCACGCCGTCGGTCAGGAGTACGTCGCGCAGCACTTCTCGCCAGCGTCCAAGGCGCAGATGGACGCGCTGGTGGCCCACCTGATCGAAGGGTTTAGGGGGCGGCTACAGACCCTGGAGTGGATGGATGATGCCACCCGGGCTCAGGCGCTGGAGAAGCTCTCGAGCTTTGAGCCGCGCATCGGCTACCCCGAGAAGTGGGATAGCTACGAGGGGCTCCAGCTGCAGGCTGACGATTACTTTGGCAACCGCATGCGCCTCAGCGAGCATCGCTGGGCCCGGGAGCTGGAGCGCTTTGAAGAAGGGGTGGACCGGGAGCGCTGGAGCTGGCCGCCGCAGATCGTCAACGCGAGCTACAACCCGCTGATGAACCAGATCACCTTCCCGGCCGGGATTCTGCAGGCGCCATTCTTTGACCCGCACGCCGACCCGGCCATGAACTACGGGGCAATCGGGGCGGTGATCGGCCACGAGATCGGCCACGGCTTTGATGATCAGGGCCGGCGCTTTGATGCGCAGGGCCACATCCGCGACTGGTGGACCCCCCAGACCAACGCCGCGTTTGAAGAAGCCTCCGGCCGGCTGGCCGAGCAGTACTCGAGCTTCTGCCCGATCGATGACCTCTGCGTGAACGGGCGCCTCTCCATGGGCGAAAACATCGGTGACCTGGGGGGGATGCAGATGGCCTATGCCGCCTGGCGCACCTTTGTAAAAGAGACCTACCCGGAGGGAGAGGCCCCGGTGATTGACGGATTCACCGGCGATCAGCGCTTCTTCTTGGCCTGGGCTCAGGTCTGGCGCTCGCTCTACCGCGACGACGCGCTGCGCGCCCAGCTGGTCAACGGTCCGCATTCGCCGGGGATGTACCGCGTCAATGGCGTGGTCCGTAACCTGGACGCCTGGTACGAGGCCTTTGATGTGACCGAGGACCACGCGCTCTACCTGCCGCCGGAGGAGCGCGTGCGCATCTGGTAA